The proteins below come from a single Polynucleobacter sp. MWH-UH23A genomic window:
- a CDS encoding homoserine O-acetyltransferase yields MSELHLSRNTIHFAEPLPLQSGAMLSGYDLVIETYGKLNADKSNAVLICHALNASHHVAGPSPDNPEDIGWWDNMIGPGKPVDTDHFFVIGVNNLGSCFGSTGPMSLNPATGKPYGADFPVVTVEDWVNTQARLADKLGIRKFAAVMGGSLGGMQALAWAIQFPKRLDHCIVIASTPKLSAQNIAFNEVARNAILSDPDFHGGNYYAHGVVPKRGLRLARMVGHITYLSDDDMAEKFGRELQRPHGESKDYRFSFDVEFEVESYLRHQGDKFSTYFDANTYLLITRALDYFDPARRSEGSLNRALAEVQAKFLVVSFSTDWRFPPNRSREIVQSLLSNKSEVTYAEIDAPHGHDAFLLDDKRYHNLVRAYFKQMREVHHE; encoded by the coding sequence ATGAGCGAGTTACATCTCTCTAGAAATACCATTCATTTTGCCGAGCCACTGCCTTTGCAAAGTGGCGCCATGTTATCGGGATATGACTTAGTCATTGAAACTTATGGCAAGCTCAATGCAGATAAAAGCAATGCCGTACTCATTTGTCATGCTTTAAATGCTTCGCATCACGTAGCAGGCCCAAGTCCAGATAATCCTGAAGACATTGGATGGTGGGACAACATGATTGGCCCTGGTAAACCGGTCGACACAGATCATTTTTTTGTAATTGGCGTGAATAATTTGGGATCCTGTTTTGGATCTACGGGCCCAATGAGCCTAAACCCAGCTACAGGCAAGCCATATGGAGCCGATTTCCCGGTAGTTACGGTAGAGGATTGGGTAAATACTCAGGCTCGTCTTGCGGATAAATTGGGGATTCGGAAATTTGCGGCAGTGATGGGCGGAAGTTTGGGAGGTATGCAAGCCTTGGCGTGGGCTATTCAGTTTCCCAAGCGCCTTGATCATTGCATTGTCATTGCATCTACTCCAAAGTTAAGCGCACAAAATATTGCGTTTAATGAAGTGGCTCGTAACGCCATTCTGTCGGACCCAGATTTTCATGGCGGCAATTACTATGCGCATGGAGTAGTACCTAAGCGTGGCTTGCGTTTAGCTCGCATGGTTGGTCACATCACCTATTTGTCTGACGACGATATGGCTGAAAAGTTTGGTCGTGAATTACAACGCCCTCATGGAGAGTCCAAGGACTATCGCTTCAGCTTTGATGTGGAGTTTGAGGTTGAAAGCTACCTACGTCACCAAGGAGATAAATTCTCCACTTATTTCGATGCCAATACGTATTTGCTCATAACCCGTGCCCTTGATTATTTCGATCCTGCGCGCCGATCTGAAGGCAGCCTCAATCGCGCTTTGGCTGAAGTGCAGGCAAAGTTTTTGGTAGTGAGTTTTTCAACAGATTGGCGCTTTCCTCCAAATCGTAGTCGTGAAATTGTTCAATCGCTACTTAGCAACAAGAGCGAAGTTACCTATGCCGAAATTGATGCGCCACATGGTCATGACGCTTTCTTGTTAGATGATAAGCGATATCACAATCTTGTGAGGGCGTATTTCAAGCAAATGCGCGAGGTTCATCATGAGTAA
- a CDS encoding GTP-binding protein, whose amino-acid sequence MALIPVTILTGFLGSGKTTLLKHILTEDHGKKIAVIENEFGEENIDNDILVQDHEENIVQMSNGCICCTIRGDLVEALNALWEQRKDKKIHFDRVVIETTGVANPGPVAQTFFMDDDVADHYVLDAVVTLVDAKHGQQQLTEHEEAQRQVGFADQIFITKTDLVSAAEVEALRSRLMHMNPRAPISAISKGVVPLNAVLDLKGFNLNAKLDIDPHFLEQDDHDHAHCGHDHSHDHDHSTCGHDHSHDHHHGHAGHTDRIQSFVFRSDKPFDHKKLEDFLGGILEVFGEKMLRYKGVLYVKGSSRKVVFQGVHQMMGSDLAGPWGSEPKQTRMVFIGIDLPKDTLLAGLEGCLV is encoded by the coding sequence ATGGCATTAATCCCTGTAACTATATTGACCGGCTTTTTAGGAAGCGGCAAAACTACTTTGTTAAAACACATTCTGACTGAAGATCACGGTAAAAAAATTGCAGTGATTGAGAATGAGTTTGGCGAAGAAAATATCGATAACGATATCCTGGTCCAGGATCATGAAGAGAATATTGTGCAAATGAGTAATGGTTGTATTTGTTGCACCATTCGCGGCGATTTAGTTGAGGCGTTAAATGCTTTATGGGAGCAGCGAAAAGATAAAAAAATTCATTTTGATCGCGTTGTCATTGAGACTACGGGGGTAGCAAACCCAGGGCCTGTAGCCCAAACCTTCTTTATGGATGATGATGTTGCGGATCATTATGTGCTTGATGCCGTAGTGACTTTAGTGGATGCTAAGCATGGCCAGCAGCAACTGACTGAGCACGAGGAGGCCCAGCGCCAAGTGGGTTTCGCGGATCAAATATTTATTACGAAAACAGACTTAGTGTCGGCAGCCGAAGTTGAAGCTTTGCGTAGCCGTTTAATGCATATGAATCCGAGAGCTCCCATCAGTGCAATCTCTAAGGGCGTGGTTCCATTAAATGCTGTTTTAGATCTCAAGGGTTTCAATTTAAATGCGAAGTTAGATATTGATCCTCATTTCTTGGAGCAGGATGATCACGATCATGCTCACTGCGGTCACGACCACTCTCATGATCATGATCACAGTACTTGCGGACACGATCATAGCCATGACCACCATCATGGTCATGCTGGCCATACCGATCGCATTCAGTCCTTCGTTTTTCGTAGTGATAAACCCTTTGATCATAAAAAACTGGAAGATTTCCTGGGGGGTATTTTGGAGGTCTTTGGAGAGAAAATGCTGCGCTACAAGGGCGTGCTTTATGTCAAAGGAAGTAGCCGAAAAGTGGTGTTTCAGGGGGTGCATCAAATGATGGGCAGTGATTTAGCTGGTCCCTGGGGGTCTGAGCCCAAACAAACCCGTATGGTCTTCATAGGCATTGATTTGCCTAAAGACACCCTACTGGCTGGGCTTGAAGGCTGTTTGGTCTAG
- the dksA gene encoding RNA polymerase-binding protein DksA, with protein sequence MSDKDYMNAAQLDFFRQKLLTLKDDILKNASETTEHLRENILVPDPADRATIEEEHALELRTRDRERKLLKKVEQALGRIESGEYGWCEETGEPIGLNRLIARPTANLSLEAQERRELRQKLFGE encoded by the coding sequence ATGTCTGACAAGGACTACATGAATGCTGCCCAGTTAGATTTTTTCCGTCAAAAGTTGTTGACCTTAAAAGATGACATCTTGAAAAATGCATCCGAGACAACTGAACATCTCCGTGAAAATATTTTGGTTCCAGATCCAGCTGATCGTGCAACGATTGAAGAAGAGCATGCGCTGGAATTGCGCACTCGTGATCGTGAGCGCAAATTACTTAAAAAAGTTGAGCAAGCACTCGGACGAATCGAATCTGGTGAATATGGTTGGTGTGAAGAAACAGGTGAGCCAATCGGCCTGAACCGTTTAATTGCAAGGCCTACAGCCAATTTGTCTCTTGAGGCACAAGAGCGTCGCGAACTCCGTCAAAAATTATTTGGCGAATAA
- the argB gene encoding acetylglutamate kinase, with product MTKHLTSISDISPLLKAEILAEALPYIRAYHGKTIVIKYGGNAMVEERLKESFARDVILLKLVGMNPVVVHGGGPQIDEALKKIGKTGTFIQGMRVTDEETMEVVEWVLGGEVQQDIVMLINHFGGQAVGLTGKDGGLIHAKKMMIPSDTEPGKKVDIGFVGEIEAINPAVVKALQDDAFIPVISPIGFSAEGQAYNINADLVAGKMAEILHAEKLVMMTNIPGVMDKDGKLLTDLTAREIDGLFADGTISGGMLPKISSALDAAKSGVNSVHIIDGRIEHSLLLEILTEQAFGTMIRSR from the coding sequence ATGACTAAGCATTTGACATCTATTAGCGATATCTCGCCTTTATTAAAGGCGGAGATTCTTGCTGAGGCATTGCCTTACATTCGTGCGTATCACGGTAAAACCATCGTCATTAAGTACGGTGGAAATGCTATGGTCGAGGAGCGACTCAAGGAAAGTTTTGCGCGCGATGTGATCTTGTTGAAATTAGTTGGTATGAATCCTGTGGTGGTTCATGGTGGTGGCCCACAAATTGACGAGGCCCTCAAAAAGATTGGTAAGACTGGAACATTTATCCAAGGTATGCGTGTTACCGATGAAGAAACTATGGAAGTGGTTGAGTGGGTTCTCGGTGGTGAAGTGCAACAAGATATCGTGATGCTGATCAACCATTTTGGCGGACAGGCAGTTGGCTTAACCGGCAAAGACGGCGGCTTGATTCATGCGAAGAAAATGATGATTCCTAGCGACACAGAGCCAGGTAAGAAAGTCGATATTGGTTTTGTAGGTGAAATCGAAGCAATCAATCCAGCCGTTGTGAAGGCCTTGCAGGACGATGCTTTCATTCCGGTAATTTCTCCGATTGGCTTTAGTGCGGAAGGTCAGGCATACAACATTAATGCCGATTTGGTTGCTGGAAAGATGGCAGAGATTTTGCATGCGGAAAAATTAGTCATGATGACCAATATTCCGGGTGTAATGGATAAAGATGGCAAATTACTGACGGATTTAACCGCTAGAGAGATTGATGGTTTATTTGCCGATGGCACTATTTCAGGCGGTATGTTGCCAAAAATTTCTTCTGCTTTAGATGCAGCTAAGAGCGGCGTAAATTCAGTGCACATAATTGACGGTCGCATTGAGCATTCTTTGCTGTTAGAAATTTTGACCGAGCAAGCTTTCGGCACGATGATTCGTTCCAGATAA
- the slmA gene encoding nucleoid occlusion factor SlmA, producing the protein MRESIESAEINSASVDAGKTRKRPRPGERRLQILQVLAEMLQNPKGERVTTAALAAKIDVSEAALYRHFASKAQMFEGLISFIEQTVFGLINQINQKEESGLAQARGILQMLLFFAEKNPGMTRVLLGDALLQEDDRLQERITQVLDRVEASLKQALRIAQTQGGAWSKLGQEEVSIRAAMLMSFVLGRWHRFARSGFKKLPTDAADVSLRLLLSE; encoded by the coding sequence ATGCGCGAATCCATAGAGTCAGCAGAAATCAACAGCGCTAGCGTTGATGCTGGCAAGACACGCAAGCGCCCTCGTCCAGGCGAGCGCCGTTTGCAGATTCTGCAAGTGCTGGCAGAAATGCTGCAAAATCCAAAAGGTGAACGTGTCACAACAGCAGCTTTGGCAGCGAAGATTGACGTATCAGAGGCTGCTTTATATCGACACTTTGCAAGTAAAGCCCAAATGTTTGAGGGCTTGATTTCATTTATTGAGCAAACTGTTTTTGGTTTAATCAACCAAATTAATCAAAAAGAAGAATCAGGTCTTGCCCAGGCCCGAGGCATTCTGCAGATGCTCTTATTCTTTGCGGAAAAAAATCCTGGTATGACACGAGTCTTGTTGGGAGACGCTCTTTTGCAGGAGGATGATCGCTTGCAAGAACGTATTACCCAAGTTCTGGATCGAGTTGAGGCCTCTCTTAAGCAGGCTTTGCGTATTGCCCAGACTCAAGGCGGAGCATGGTCTAAGTTAGGACAAGAAGAAGTAAGCATCCGCGCAGCCATGTTGATGAGCTTTGTATTGGGGCGTTGGCATCGTTTTGCTAGAAGCGGTTTCAAAAAGCTACCAACAGATGCCGCTGATGTAAGTTTGCGTCTGCTATTGTCAGAATGA